ATTTGCTAAAGAGAATCCCAGCGCTTGTTGTGGTGGAATGGGTGGTATTAATTACTGTGACTCATCTGCGGGGCGTATGGTATGTAATAATGGCTTTTACTCGACTTGTTTTTGCACCCAGCATGCCGTAATGGACTTACAATTGATACGTGGTTGTTGTTTATGGAAAGGTGGTGTTGTAAATTCGCTTACAGCCCCTAATGGCCTCGTTGTTTGTAATGACGGTTCTGTTTCTGAGGAATGTTCGCTACAAACCCCTACAGACAGAATAGCAGCCTGGTAGCATAAGACCTTCTGTGAGATGTATACCCATGATCAATGAAATCCAATCAACTCTTACTCAGTTAAGACACGTACAGCCATTAGTCCTGTGTTTGACGAATTATGTCACTATGGACTTTATGGCTAATGCACTTTTAGCCTTAGGCGCTGCGCCATTAATGTCTGAATCACGTGAGGAAATTGAAGAACTCGTTAGCATAAGCCATGCACTTTACATCAACATTGGTACGCTCAATGATGCCTTCATGGCACGCGCCCTTTTCGCTGCTAAAATTGCCAACTATTTAAATAAACCCATAGTTCTCGATCCAGTAGGAGCAGGAGCCAGCAAGCTTAGAACCGCTGCAGCATTGGAACTGCTCCCCCTAGCCCAAGTGATTCGAGGAAATGCTAGTGAAATCATTTCATTAGCAGGGGAAAATGGTGCCACAAAAGGCGTTGAATCTTCTGATCCAGTGTTTAAAGCCATGAGCAGTGCACGCACCCTCGCCCAACAACATCATAAAATAGTTGTGGTGAGTGGTCCTGAAGATTTCATTACGGATGGTAAACAAGAGGAAATGCTCACTTTTGGCTCGGAATTGATGCCCCGAATAACAGGTATGGGATGCACCATGACAGCCGTTCTTAGTGCTTTTGTTGCCTCGAATCCCACCATGTTTCAAGCCTCAGTCCACGCTACTGCATACTTTAGCTTATGTGGTCAGCAAACACATCAGCAAACCCAAGTCCCAGGGTCATTTAGACAATTATTTATTGATAATTTATATCAGCCCAACTGGGATTTTTTTAATCAAGCGATTAAAGGATGCTAGCATGCAATACAAAGCTTTATCCATAGCTGGATTTGATGGTTCTGGTGGCGCTGGCATTCAAGCAGATTTAAAAACCTTCTCAGCCTTTGGCTGCTATGGAATGACCGTACTCACGGCCTTGCCAGTGCAAAATACCTGTGGCGTAAGAAGTTGCTATGCAATCCCCTTACAAGCTATTGAAGAACAGCTGCAGGCTATTTTTGATGACATTAGGCCTGACGCAATTAAAATTGGTATGTTGTTTAATAGTGACATTATCAAGCTAGTTGCTGCATTTCTAAAGCAGCATGCTCAAGACATCCCGATTGTCGTCGATCCGGTTACTATTGCTAAAAGCGGCGATCCACTTTTATTACCTGAAGCAGTTGATACGCTCATTTCTGAGCTCATACCCTTAGCTAGGTTAATTACCCCCAACCTTCCTGAGGCACATACGTTTACGGGGTTAGATGCGCAATCGGCAGAAGAAATGTTTCTTGTAGGACAAAAATTATTAGCATTGGGGCCTCAACATGTCTTACTTAAAGGTGGCCATTTAACCTCCTCCACATCGAATGATTTGTTGATGAGCAGCAATGGTGAGTATCATTGGTTTGAAAGCACACGCATTAATTCTAAAAATACCCATGGCACAGGATGTACCCTTTCGGCAGCCATTACTTCTTGCTTAGCACAAAAGATCCCCATGCAAAAAGCTTGTTCAATAGCAAAAAACTATCTATTTGAGGCAATTAAAGCTGCTAAAGATAATAGCGTGGGGCAAGGACATGGGCCGGTGCATCACTTTCATCATTTATGGCCAATTTCACTGGCGGAGTTTTAGTGCTTAAAGGGCGTTTTACCATGTTGGGTAGGTTGGGGCCATGCGCCCAACCTACCCTTATAATTTAAACCGCGAGTTCAGCAGTATGAGAGGATGGATATGCATTTTCTTTTACAAAAGCTCTAGCTGTGGCTTTCTTCTCTAATAACTCAGCAAATCCCATAGCGCAAATTACAACTAAGATACTTCCTACCGGTGAATAGCAGAAGATACTATCTGAAAAAGAACCAAAACATACCGCAATTAATGGGCCAAGCATCATAAGCCGCATTGTTTTACTTTGCTTAAATGCCAAAATAACCAACGAACCTATAAATGTCAGGTAAAACATTAGCCCAACAACACCGCCTTCAACTAAGGCAAGCCAATATTGGCTATGAGGCTCATTAAGCTTTTCTTCCCAACCAGGAACTGGCTTATCACGATGGAAACTATATTTAAAATATCCGGTACCGATACCAAAAATCGGATGCTGTTCAAACAAGGAACGAGCATATTTATGAAATTGCATTCTATAACCTAAAGAAGTATTTTCTTCATGCTTTTTCAAAAACTCAATATCACTAATAAGAATACCCGTACGTAACTGCATTAATGGGCTTGCCAAATAAACCAATCCAATTGATGCAACCAGCAAGGTCACCCCTAAAGCCGCTTTCTTTAATGGGAACTTTTGTACAATTAAGAAAAGCATCAGAAAAGCATAAATGAAATAACCTGTTCTTCCCGTATTGAGGAAAAATATTTGGTAACTTCCCACAGCAATCATCAGCCAACAGTATATGCGCTGCCACTTACCCACTTGAGGTTCTAAAGAGATGATCGCTGCAAAATAAACCGCTAAAGCCACCATAAATCCGGTAACGATATGATTGTGGAACACCTCACCCGTATCGACTGGATTATTGAGGACAATCATACCTTTCTGTTTTAAAAAAGAAAGAACACAGGTAATTAACATGGAGGCAAAATAAGCATTAAAAGCCCAACGTCTGGTTTTAGGATGAATAAATCCCACCGCCAATATGGGTAGATAAAGTGCTTTAGAATACTTATCTACTACTGTAAACCGTAAATGATACGGCGCCTCAGACCATAAACAACCAAGAAGCACGTAAGCAAACAAGGCAATACCAGCCCAGCCCCATAAACTATTGTAAGCGCCCAATACTTGCTTTCTGTAGAATGGAGTTAAGAGCAGTGCAACTAGCGCTATCCCCGCCATAATTGATTTTAAACTGGAACTAATAGGCACAAAAAAGACAAATAAAACAATAAAAAAAGGTGCTATTAATACGCTTTTTTCTTCCGAACAGAGTTGTTTCACACTAAGTCCTCATTAGCTGTGGTCAGGTTGGGTAATTGCTCGATGTTGCTATCCTGGTATAGCTGCTTGATCCCTCGATAAAAAGTACCTTGAGCATTGAACACCGAAAACAAAAAACCAATTCTACCATCCAAAAAACCCCGTTGTAATATGTAGCACCTAAAAAACATCCATGAAGTACTAGCCAGAGTTTTGGGGAAACTTGCTTTTCTTTGTTTTACTATGTAGGTTTTTGCACTATAAGAAGAATATTTATTCATTTTGTAAAGTACATGACTCACATCTTTAAATGAATGATGCATAATGCAATTTTTAAGTTTTCCAATTCGCGCCCCTTCAGGAAGAACAATTTTTTCGTGGACGATGTCCGTACTAAAATGTGCTCCATGACGCTTATATAAACGTGCATGACGTTTGGGACTAGAAGAGTATTTTAAGGGTTGATTGTAGAAGTACATTTGAATTGCCACACGGTATGCATCAGCTTCATCCAATACCATTGCCTGCATTATTTCCTGCTTCAGCTTCTCACTTACTGCCTCATCAGCATCAAGATTTAAGACCCAATCTCCAGTGGCTTTTGCTAGAGCCCTCTGTTTTTGGGCCCCGTAACCAGGCCAGTCTGTTGAGTAAACATGTTCTGTATATTCTTTCGCGATTGCAACGGTATTGTCCGTGCTACCCGAGTCCAGAACAATAATTTCATCAGCAAACTGTACTGATTCCAGGCATCTCCTAATATTTCGTTCTTCATTTTTAGCAATTACAGTTACAGTCAACGCCATTTAAACAACGCCCTCTCTATGATCATGGCTATCGAAGTGTAACTTACCATCTTTAACTTTTAATGTCACATGGCCACCATGTATTAATTTACCAAACAAGAGCTCATCGGCGAGTGGTTTTTTCACATTTTCTTGAATCAACCGAGCCATAGGTCTTGCGCCCATTACCTTGTCATATCCATGCTCAATTAGCCATTCACGTGCGGGTTTGTCTACATCAAAGGTAACGCCTTTATGACTTAACTGCTCATCTAATTCCATAATAAACTTGTCAACAACTAAGCCTATAGTCACAGAATCTAGCGGAGCAAAATTAATAATGGCATCCAATCTGTTTCTAAACTCAGGGCTAAATTGTTTCTTAATTACTTCCAGCCCGTCGTTGCTATTATCCTGAGTTGAGAATCCGATTGAATTACGAACCAACTCACTAGCACCCGCATTAGACGTCATTACGAGAATAACATGTCTAAAATCAGCTTGACGGCCATTAGTATCTGTTAAGGTTCCATGGTCCATGATTTGCAGTAGCAGATTAAAGACATCAGGATGTGCTTTCTCTATTTCATCAAGCAGTAAGACTGCATGAGGATTTTTAGTTACGGCTTCGGTCAATAAACCACCTTGATCATAACCAACATATCCTGGAGGAGCCCCGATTAAACGTGAAACAGTATGTTTCTCCATGTATTCAGACATATCGAAGCGTAGCAATTCAATACCCAAGACATTCGCTAATTGGCGTGTAACCTCTGTTTTACCCACACCAGTTGGACCAGCAAATAAGAAGCATCCTACTGGTTTTTGAGGCTCTCTAAGCCCTGAGCGTCCCAGTTTAATTGCAGAAGACAAAGCAACAATTGCTTGATCTTGTCCGTAAACCAAGAGTTTTAAATCACGCTCTAAATTACGCAAGGTATCTTTATCACGTGCAGATACTTTCTTAATTGGGATACGCGCAATTTTCGCAACCACACTCTCAATTTCAGTGACGCTAATAATTTTTTTACGTTTACTCGCAGTGAGTAAGTTTTGGTATGCACCTGCTTCATCAACTACGTCAATCGCTTTATCAGGCAAGAAACGGTCGTTAATGTATTTAGCAGATAATTCAGCTGCGGCTTTAAGCGCAGGAATTGTGAATTTTACGCCATGATGCTCTTCTAGGCGGCCTTTTAAACCTTTTAATATTTCAAAAGTTTCATCAATTGAAGGTTCAGGAATATCGATTTTTTGGAAACGTCGAGCTA
Above is a genomic segment from Legionella lytica containing:
- a CDS encoding neurogenic locus notch, with translation MLSIKRLFLVGALSSLLVTPVFAKENPSACCGGMGGINYCDSSAGRMVCNNGFYSTCFCTQHAVMDLQLIRGCCLWKGGVVNSLTAPNGLVVCNDGSVSEECSLQTPTDRIAAW
- the thiM gene encoding hydroxyethylthiazole kinase; its protein translation is MINEIQSTLTQLRHVQPLVLCLTNYVTMDFMANALLALGAAPLMSESREEIEELVSISHALYINIGTLNDAFMARALFAAKIANYLNKPIVLDPVGAGASKLRTAAALELLPLAQVIRGNASEIISLAGENGATKGVESSDPVFKAMSSARTLAQQHHKIVVVSGPEDFITDGKQEEMLTFGSELMPRITGMGCTMTAVLSAFVASNPTMFQASVHATAYFSLCGQQTHQQTQVPGSFRQLFIDNLYQPNWDFFNQAIKGC
- the thiD gene encoding bifunctional hydroxymethylpyrimidine kinase/phosphomethylpyrimidine kinase, with the translated sequence MQYKALSIAGFDGSGGAGIQADLKTFSAFGCYGMTVLTALPVQNTCGVRSCYAIPLQAIEEQLQAIFDDIRPDAIKIGMLFNSDIIKLVAAFLKQHAQDIPIVVDPVTIAKSGDPLLLPEAVDTLISELIPLARLITPNLPEAHTFTGLDAQSAEEMFLVGQKLLALGPQHVLLKGGHLTSSTSNDLLMSSNGEYHWFESTRINSKNTHGTGCTLSAAITSCLAQKIPMQKACSIAKNYLFEAIKAAKDNSVGQGHGPVHHFHHLWPISLAEF
- a CDS encoding O-antigen ligase family protein, with amino-acid sequence MKQLCSEEKSVLIAPFFIVLFVFFVPISSSLKSIMAGIALVALLLTPFYRKQVLGAYNSLWGWAGIALFAYVLLGCLWSEAPYHLRFTVVDKYSKALYLPILAVGFIHPKTRRWAFNAYFASMLITCVLSFLKQKGMIVLNNPVDTGEVFHNHIVTGFMVALAVYFAAIISLEPQVGKWQRIYCWLMIAVGSYQIFFLNTGRTGYFIYAFLMLFLIVQKFPLKKAALGVTLLVASIGLVYLASPLMQLRTGILISDIEFLKKHEENTSLGYRMQFHKYARSLFEQHPIFGIGTGYFKYSFHRDKPVPGWEEKLNEPHSQYWLALVEGGVVGLMFYLTFIGSLVILAFKQSKTMRLMMLGPLIAVCFGSFSDSIFCYSPVGSILVVICAMGFAELLEKKATARAFVKENAYPSSHTAELAV
- a CDS encoding glycosyltransferase family 2 protein, translated to MALTVTVIAKNEERNIRRCLESVQFADEIIVLDSGSTDNTVAIAKEYTEHVYSTDWPGYGAQKQRALAKATGDWVLNLDADEAVSEKLKQEIMQAMVLDEADAYRVAIQMYFYNQPLKYSSSPKRHARLYKRHGAHFSTDIVHEKIVLPEGARIGKLKNCIMHHSFKDVSHVLYKMNKYSSYSAKTYIVKQRKASFPKTLASTSWMFFRCYILQRGFLDGRIGFLFSVFNAQGTFYRGIKQLYQDSNIEQLPNLTTANEDLV
- the clpA gene encoding ATP-dependent Clp protease ATP-binding subunit ClpA, which gives rise to MLNKELEFTLNLAFKEAKEKRHEFMTVEHLLLSLLDNPAAGNVLQACDANIDALRRDLVEFIDETTPRIPDDELDRETQPTLGFQRVLQRAVFHVQSAGKTEVTGANVLAAIFSEQESQAVYFLRRENITRLDVINYISHGVSKYQNNDMHENMNSSMDEDMGAAEGNESPLESYCTNLNKRAKQGKIDPLIGRHEEVQRTIQVLCRRRKNNPLLVGEAGVGKTAIAEGLARRIVDGEIPDAIRDCIVYSLDLGALLAGTKYRGDFEKRLKAVLKQLSQQEGAVLFIDEIHTIIGAGAASGGVMDASNLIKPLLANGELKCIGSTTYQEYRGIFEKDRALARRFQKIDIPEPSIDETFEILKGLKGRLEEHHGVKFTIPALKAAAELSAKYINDRFLPDKAIDVVDEAGAYQNLLTASKRKKIISVTEIESVVAKIARIPIKKVSARDKDTLRNLERDLKLLVYGQDQAIVALSSAIKLGRSGLREPQKPVGCFLFAGPTGVGKTEVTRQLANVLGIELLRFDMSEYMEKHTVSRLIGAPPGYVGYDQGGLLTEAVTKNPHAVLLLDEIEKAHPDVFNLLLQIMDHGTLTDTNGRQADFRHVILVMTSNAGASELVRNSIGFSTQDNSNDGLEVIKKQFSPEFRNRLDAIINFAPLDSVTIGLVVDKFIMELDEQLSHKGVTFDVDKPAREWLIEHGYDKVMGARPMARLIQENVKKPLADELLFGKLIHGGHVTLKVKDGKLHFDSHDHREGVV